The Pleurodeles waltl isolate 20211129_DDA chromosome 7, aPleWal1.hap1.20221129, whole genome shotgun sequence genome includes a region encoding these proteins:
- the LOC138246772 gene encoding olfactory receptor 5V1-like, giving the protein MAYDRYVAICNPLRYTSIMNKAVCFCLAVGCWLFGLSIPATHTVLLSSLSFCESHTINHFFCDVTALMKLSCSNSNSFEILTYTVGAIVGILSFVLVIISYINIVSSIIKIKSLGGRQKAVSTCASHLTIVILFYGSVCSTYMRPASTYSVKDNKIMSLSYIAVAPLCNPVIYSLKNKEFINALRKTKSKS; this is encoded by the coding sequence ATGGCCTACGACCGGTATGTGGCCATCTGCAATCCCTTACGATACACCTCAATAATGAACAAGGCTGTATGTTTTTGTCTTGCTGTTGGATGCTGGCTATTTGGTCTCTCAATCCCAGCCACACATACAGTACTACTGTCTAGCCTGTCCTTCTGTgagtcccacacaatcaaccacttcTTTTGTGATGTGACAGCCTTGATGAAGCTATCTTGTAGTAACTCTAACAGTTTTGAAATCCTAACCTACACAGTTGGTGCAATCGTCGGAATATTGTCATTTGTATTAGTAATCATATCATATATCAATATTGTCTCATCAATTATAAAAATCAAATCATTAGGTGGGAGACAGAAAGCCGTCTCTACATGTGCCTCCCACCTTACCATTGTTATTTTATTCTATGGATCTGTCTGTTCCACTTACATGCGCCCGGCTTCAACGTATTCAGTGAAAGACAACAAAATAATGTCCTTGTCATACATTGCTGTTGCTCCGTTGTGCAACCCTGTTATATACAGTCTGAAAAACAAAGAGTTTATTAATGCACTGCGGAAGACAAAGAGTAAATCTTGA